A segment of the Bufo bufo chromosome 5, aBufBuf1.1, whole genome shotgun sequence genome:
tctggaagaaacacccgagaaatcgaggtgtccaagatcatccccaggaacgaaagtctctgggaggggtgcagagaggacttggggagattgatcagccatccgaaccgttccagggattgaaccgtgattcggatgctgtcctcggcctgtggaagagacggagcttttatcaagatgtcgtctaggtatggtaacaaagagatgcccctggtgcgaagaagcgccatgagaggcgccagaatcttcgtaaaaactcgaggggcggttgccaacccaaaaggtagggcgacgaactggtaatgacgcccccctatggcaaagcgcagaaagcgatggtgggactctgcaatagggacgtgcaagtaggcgtcttgaatgtccacagacgcgagaaattctcctggactcagagaagcaataacggagcgaagggactccatgcgaaacttccgcacccgtagaaacttgttgagaagttttagatccaagattggacgtactgacccctctttctttggaacaacgaacaggtttgagtaaaaacctgtcccttgctcttctgggggaacgggggaaatgacaccacggtccagaagagaggagaccgcaaaaaagaggtccgaggccctggctggatcccccggaacgcgagaagggaaaaaacgttccggcgggctggacgcgaactccaacttgtagccggacgtcaccacttccagagcccaggcgtcctgaacgtgagccctccagacctgttgaaaggagagcagacggccccccaccacgaggggtgggggcaccccttcatgcggagggttgcttgggagcaggaggacgggctgactgcgcccgaggccgccaagaaggctggggcttgaagaaaggcttcttgcgggagtcctgggacccccctgccgatgaggatgacggcgtcctggcagtggagaagcgacgaaaggactggccccggaaacctgaaggccgagaccgaaagggacgcttggtcctgggctggggtagatgagtgctcttgccccctgttgcggcagaaatgaattcatctagttgagccccaaagagcctggacccttcaaagggaaggttagcgagggatcgcttggatgaggcatcagcatcccacaccttcagccagacctccctgcgctgaatgacagagagggccgaaatacgggcaaagagggagccgatgtccattgaagcctcacagagatatttagacgcttgagacatctggatgataaaatccagagtatctgcagaggcgtcctgctctgacagatcctggtggtggcgctgcaaccacgttgtaagggctctggcgacccaagccgacgcaaaggccggtcgcagggaagcgcccgccagcgagaagatggacttggaaagtgaatccaaacgtctgtccaccgcatcctgcagagaggaaccgtctaggacgggaagggccgtgttcttggctaacctggccaccggaggatctaccttaggggaagaagtccacttttccactgtgtcagctggaaaaggataaagcgtatccatacgcttggtggccgaaaatttttgattaggtcgatcccaagcttttgataggaccgcagtgaattcctcgtgaatagggaacacggcggactcctgtttcttgggtggaaaaagggagaactcccgactagtggagggaggagaatccccttgtatattaaaagtgtcacggacagctgccaccaactcggttaccatggtggaaagcttaggcaggggttcccgctccgtgacttcgtctgatccggacaattccccatcggatttgcgctccctgcgaggggggagagtcaaccgggcatgcctcaaggcgagggggagaagcggagtcatccgaggaggaatgctgccgctcacgctgccttttagaagtcagacgccctctgtgagagtcgctgagaggggatggagtggtggatgccactggagtagtagccgccatgcgctccatgaaggacatggctgccttggcaactaaggccagatcagctgccgcattagacatggcggaggcccaggcgggtaccgctggatccgcaggggcagagggaggaccgggctgagcaagagaaggaggctgatcctgtccgggagcagggcatgagtcacaggaaccagtgacagaaaaaggcctaaggcatattttacatgactccagtggagcctgagaggaagccttggaaggcttaggggccccaggtttaggcatgatggtattccaaaaaagatttcctaccaggttgctgcaattcctaccacccaggcaacagcagaagtctccggtcaccgagaactgaggagctgcacggccgcaatccagcagagtctccggcgtagggagagacagagctggACGCCGAGGCTCCGCCCCCTTGGACGCGTCATTGCGGCGCGAAATAAGCGCGCGAAATAAGCGCGCGCGCGCGCACTTCAAATACACCCCTTCGCCAGAAacggcgcagcgggggttaatatCGGGAGGAGCAGGCCGGCGGGagctgcagagagcgcagcggccATAAGATAAAATACACTCCTTCAGTGCCAAGATTGCCGCCGGTGCGGCCatagtctgagctgcaggcaggtatCAGTGGAATCACCAGCCCTCCCCAGAAGGGCCCCCTCCCAACGGGAAAAAATGCCCCCAGCCGGTCCTTCTCTAGCTCAcctcaggtcacagagcgccagacagacgacatgaaggggtggggggaggggggggaaaggagggagattgaagcaggcaatacttatctgcacagcatgctccctcgatgtccagaccagcagggattcacctcttcagacgtctgactccaatcaaggagagcagtgctctggtggagggtaggcagcaggtgtcccagcagctggtgggatgccagagctaacatgtcgagcctggatccacttttcttctgtgggggaatgggaggtagccaggaaccttcagaagaccgtggcagaccctccacaggggccaggaaagcgcaatgctgacctgcgtccccatctgaaaccagaaaaaaataacaaacaggagaagaataaatgtcaacctccttgaacggacactaagcaaagactgaagttctcctggaggtgcctgggggtatagcccgaggaggaggagcttctttttttgcatagtgtccctcctagtaatatctctaagctatacccatggtctgtgtcccccaatggaatgaacgagaaaaaaaagttttctggGGAACAGACAACCCCTTCTTTTTGTCAGAGGCTCTAAGATGTCCTCCAGAGAGGAACCAAACAATCtagaaccttcacatgggagagaGCAAAGTCTAGACTTGGACCCTTAAGATCCCCTTTCCATGATTTAAGCCAAATAGCACGCCTTGCTGCATTTGACATGGCAGCTGCTCTGGCAGAAAAACGGACATCAGTAGAAGCGTCTGCAAGGCAATCTGCTGCCTTGAGGAAGGTTGGGAGGTAGGATAGTAAGTCCTCTCTAGTTTTGTCTCTACTATGAGATTCTAGTTGACCTAACAATAGCCTTAATGACCTGGAGACCCAAGAGGCGGCAATGGCCGACCTGAGACTTGTAGAGGCACATGCCCAAGTACGTTTAAGATAAACGTCTGCTCTTTTATCTAAAGGATCTCCTAAAGCCTCAAACGGAAGAGCCGATTTTTTTGGCTATTTTAGCTACAGGGGCATCTACAGAAGGAGCTCTGTCCCATGCGCCCACCACAGACTCTTAATATGGATATTTCCTCTTAACAGAATtcgctataaaaaaaaattgtcagggtTTTTCCATTCTTTCTTAATCAGTGCTTCTATGTTCTTATAAACGGAGAAAAAAATGGCGTTTAGGGCCAAGGCCCTCAAAAACCTGGTCAGCGAAGGTCTTAGGCTGTTTTATACCCTCCAATTGTATCGTGGTTTTTATGGCTTTTAAACAAAGGCTCAGTATCTTCAGGTGGAAATAGCGCTTTCCCCGCTGAATCCTCATCTGATTCTATGTCTTCCCCAGAAAGATCAGAATCAGAGTCCATGTTATGGGTACGCTTTTCCGGTGATTTCGGACGGCCCCGACTGAAAGATTTAAATTCAGATCGTACCAAGGCCTTAATGGTTTTAGATAAGTTAGTCACGAAAGAATCCCATAGCTTATCTATACAAGCTTGACACAGTGGTTTAGCATATGAAGCTGACCACGCTACTCTACAGCCTCCACATTCTTTATGTTTAGTTTTGCTGGAAGATTTCTTTTTGTAGGTAGCAAAAACACCTAATACCCAAATTTATTAGTAGAGGATCAATCTCACCAATTCATAGAGTCAAGCTTCCCCACTCCTCAAGTCCAATACCGGGCTTGTGGGCCTCGAGGGTTCTAAGGGATTGGCACATCCGGCGTCAACTGGTTCCGACATGTTTCGTGGAGGCTTCAGATCCTGCACAGCACTGTGTACGCACCATGGATGGCTGTCCCCCTCCTGCTGCCGATTTATTACGAGCCTCGGCATCTTTTACACCAGGCCCAAAAAAACACTTAATCCATGAGGCAGGTGAGCCCTCCCCCCCTCCGGTCAGCGCTGCCAGAAACAGCCTCAATGCGCCTGAGCACGCTCCGCCATTTTGGAAGTAGGACACCAGCCACGGCACTACTATGGACCTGGAGCCGCCTGAACACAGCCACCGTGACTCCCCAATGAGGCTTGGGAGGAAGCAGGACAGACTTAGGCGACGGCTCCCCCAGGAGACTTACGCCGCCATGGATAGGTCCCGTTACGTTGTTGTAGACCCGATCCTTCCCcagccccctaaaaaaaaaaaagaaaaagaagggaaCTCCTCAGGTACCTCCtatagggacaggaaacctgaactgaggtGTGAACCATTTTACctcttcaggtttcctgtcctggatgggaggtcatagtctcatgggtgaggggaagaatgaataaagccagcaaaaggaggccatatagacaatcacaataagtgccttgtattaactttccatacatgataaaggccatttgcttaagggtactttcacagtagcgtttttGGTTTTCCgacattgagttccgtcacaggggcgcaataccagaaaaaaaactgatgagttttatcctaatgcattctaaatggagagcattccattcaggatgcatcagttcagtccctcttacattttttggccggagaaaataccgcagcacgttgcagttttctctccagccaaaaatcctaaaCACTTGCCGGATGCgccattcatttccattgaaatgcattaatgccggatacggccCCGGTttcgcggtctgcgcatgcacagacctttaaaaataaagaaaaaatgaataaatactggatccgtttttccagatgacaccagagagacggatccggtattgcaatgaatttgtgagacggatccgcatcagtctcacaaatgcatctgtttgcgtccggattgccggcgatggaactgcctgccggaatcctcagccgcaagtgtgaaagtacccgaagtcggacaacctctttaaaaaagTGTTTATAGGCTGTTATAGGGATAGCGGCCATACACAGTCACTGAAGCAGTCAGCCCAACAGCTTTCTCTCCCGACTCCCCCCCCAAACACAATACACATTCAGttcacgtttttttttgttttttttattccactCCAGAGCCTTGTTCTCCTGTAGGCTCTTGTGTTTGTCCTCAGCACAACAAGGACTTTGCTCCCATGAAAGAACAGGAGACACCCTATGGACAACAGTCACTTGCTTCTAGCGAGTCCACCTACAGCAGCAGAGGGGCCCCAGTTGTCACAATGCAGTTCTATCCTCAGCTCACCCAACAGCTGCAGACtcctagtttaaaaaaaataatatattcccAACATGAACACATTACGTGAGATTTACAGAAAATCCCCGACAGTCCGGCTCCCATCGGAGCAGGCCGAGGGGGGAGGGGGTCTGTAACAGCCTGCAGTTCCTGATAAACATCAATGAATTCAGGTAAAAGCAGAAGCCAAACCCGGCTGCTGGAGTAAAACGATATAGGAGGAGGTGACAGGCTGCAGAATCCAGATTCCTAGTGGGTAGAAGAGGAAAAACTTATTCCAGTCCTTTCTGTCCAAAGGGATAATACTGAGGAAATTCCTGAATGATCTTCACAGCTTCATCATAAAGGCCCAGATCTGGAGAAACATACAGAGAAGAATAAGGCAAGAGAGTCAATCTATACACGAGACCGCTTTCATTTACTCAGTCAAGCATAAGGTCATCTCTCCCCAGAGGGCACCCATAAGTTACCCCAGTGTCCTCAAGGGGTGCCTAGGGCTCTGCAGAAAGTCATTCTGGGGGCCAAatgtacagctacatgcaaatactacctgctcacacagcaaggCGCCCAAGATGACCGTTTATGGGGGGTCCTTGCAGTGACTTCGAGAAGGCAGGTCCATGGAGAAAAAGAGGATACAGGCTGTCCTGCCTCTGTGGCCATAAGTAACCTCTGCCACCTAATGCATCTataacaggggtcagcaaccttaggctctccagctgttgtaaaactacaattcccagcatgctccattcatttctatgatagttcttagaagagcagagcatactgggagttgtagtttcacaacagctggagtgccggaggttgcctacgcctggtctataataataaactgggtaaaCTCTTTAAAAATCTACCCAGGATTTTATATAACATTTTTATATGCTGTATGCTGGCTATTTGTAGTACAAAGAAGGAccacaagtagcagcacaccgctGTATGCACTGAATAAAGAGACTGCACTgctgctatacttactatatgaaaattagaagctctttgcgcaccctAATGATCAGGAATaggtcaggcccatctaccagcgacAAGGTGAGGCAAGACTGTAGGTCCTGTCtgatagaagccaccttgtcactGGTAGATGGGCCCCGACATATTCCTGATCTTTAGTgtgtgcaaagagcttctaattttcCTATAGTAAGTATAGCCGTGATGCAGTCTATATTTATGTTTTCAATGTTTGCATGTCTTTGTGCATaaagcagtgtgctgctacttgtagtcccTATTAGTTTTTGCATTGCAGCCATGGTGGTGTGCACCTGAAACTCCATTATACTTAGTTTGGAAGCGCtggtctatctttttgtggtaCAGTCAATCTACTATGCCATGTGccgcttgtgcagggggtgggagacttggGATTCACCAGGGGATTTCCCTGTGGGCGAGTCCATGGTGTACCTGCCTGTGCTGTATGTTAGCGAGACTGGCCCTGGGAAACTGAGAATGTATTCCCGAATGAGCCATGCCAGTGCAACAGATTGCCCAAAAGGGCAtaggacaaaaaaaaactaaaccacaGCCCAACCCAAAAGGGGGGTCATCCAGTTTGTTGCACTCAGCGCAACAATCCAGGGGTGATCATAAGCAGCTGCAATGTCGGTATGTATCGAAAGTGATCACAGGATACAAAGAGGATGACACCGGCCACTTCATCTTGTTCCCTGCTCTGCTCTACAATACAATATCCCATAGGTGCTGCTCCTTCATTCTGAGGACAAATGGGGGTCACTACAGTCTGACCGCCCCTACCAATCGGCAAGTGAGGTCCTATCCCTTACCAAAAGAGGCGACGTCTTCTCTGAAAGGCAAGTAGGACACCCCCATGATTGTGGCTTTCTGGGTCACTTTGCCGACAACTTCAATCACACCGGATAATTCTTCGTCAAGCTGAGAAATGAAATAAAGCAAACGGTCATTGGGATATGAAAAGTCCATCTTCTAACATCTCTGTACCTTCTTTCAAATGCTTGTCAGGATCTCTGCCTGCTGTCACTGTATGATAATCTCTGCTTACTGCTAAAAGATAGAAGCTAAGACTCCCATGGCAAGGTTcccattcaatgacagcaagtAAAGTTCTTGCAAACTGAGGAatttataaagtatattagaagaaaaaaagaaaaagaaagatgtttcattagaccagggatggccaacctgcggctctccagctgttgcaaaactacaactcccagcatgcccagactatctacaactatcagcctacagcagggcatggtgggaattgtagttttacaacagctggggagccgcaggttggccatctctgCATTAGACCATTAATAAGCTTCATCTGATGaaactggaacacccctttaagagctCTTTCCTGACCAAAGTCAGCCCCTATAGGATATACTTACTGGTTCTGCTAGTTCCACCGTGGTGTTCTTTCCAGCTCCATCAGAAAGGACAAATGACGTCCCCGTTGGGTGAACCTGTCACGGACAAGAACAATGTCAGTCAGGGATCTGTACAGGCAGCGGGCAAAGAAAAATCCTGTACAACACGATGTCAGAGTTCTGCTCTAAGACCCAGGAGATACCAGCACTGATACAGCCCTATACCAGTGCGCTATGATCacttggaaaactacaactcccagcaggataTACACTACAAACTCCACATACTCAGATACTGGAATTGGATTATTCCCTTGCTAGTagaagtatagaggatctgtcggctctcctgtgtggtgtagtatagaggatctgtcagctctcctgtgtggtgtagtatagaggatctgtcagctctcctgtgtggtgtagtatagaggatctgtcagctctcctgtgtggtgtagtatagaggatctgtcagctctcctgtgtggtgtagtatagaggatctgtcggctctcctgtgtggtgtagtatagaggatctgtcagctctcctgtgtggtgtagtatagaggatctgtcagctctcctgtgtggtgtagtatagaggatctgtcagctctcctgtgtggtgtagtatagaggatctgtcagctctcctgtgtggtgtagtatagaggatctgtcagctctcctgtgtggtgtagtatagaggatctgtcagctctcctgtgtggtgtagtatagaggatctgtcagctctcctgtgtggtgtagtatagaggatctgtcagctctcctgtgtggtgtagtatagaggatctgtcagctctcctgtgtggtgcagtatagaggatctgtcggctctcctgtgtggtgtagtatagaggatctggcggctctgtgtggtgtagtatagaggatctgtcggctctcctgtgtggtgcagtatagaggatctgtcggctctcctgtgtggtgtagtatagaggatctgtcagctctcctgtgtggtgtagtatagaggatctgtcagctctcctgtgtggtgtagtatagaggatctgtcaactCTCCTGagtggtgtagtatacaggatctgtcagctctcctgtgtggtgtagtatagaggatctgtcagctctcctgtgtggtgtagtatagaggatctgtccgctctcctgtgtggtgtagtatagaggatctgtcagctctgctatgtggtgtagtatagaggatctgtcagctctcctgtgtggtgtagtatagaggatctgtcagttctcctgtgtggtgtagtatagaggatctgtggctctcctatgtggtgtagtatagaggatctgtcagctctcctgtgtggtgtagtatagaggatctgtcagctctcctgtgtggtgtagtatagaggatctgtcagctctcctatgtggtgtagtatagaggatctgtcagctctcttgtgtggtgtagtatagaggatctgtcggctctcctgtgtagtatagaggatctatcagctctcctgtgtggtgtagtatagagaatctgtcatccctctgttattcctcctggaaggcTATAAACAGGATACCGCCCACATTAACAGATGTGGCAAAAAGATTTGAGTGCCGCAGATTTCGCTGCTTCCGTTTTTATGGCAGGATCTGCATTAACTGGACTCTAATGAAGAGCGACCTGACGAATTAGAATTCATTGTAAAGTCGTTCCTCGCCATGAAAATTAACCTACTCCCTTCATTGCAGCCACAATATGACCCGTCGGCCTCATCTCAGGAGAACGTGTGGCCGAGGACGAGGCGGGCGATATCCGGCATTCTGATGAGGTGTGAACACGGCCTGAGAACAGTCTGCCAGGAGGTGACATCCAGCACGTGGGGGCGAACCGCAGACGTCTTCAGAAAGAAGGGTGAACACTGGAAATTCTGAAGGCCAGTTATTAAGATGGCTGCCAGCAGAGTGCACCCCAAAAACATCGACAAAAACACAGCAAACCCCAAAACCTGCGCCAGTCTCAGAACCTCTACATTACCGCACAGGCTGGGTGACATCTCCATGGACAGAGGcgaggatccccccccccccggctgtcAGTGTtcttacatttccaggaggaataacagaggacaaTGAGAGCAAGGTGACGGAATCTCAAAATGCTGAAATTCAACCCTAAAAGATGTGTAGGTGCAAGGACTACTACTGCTGCAGGAAAGCTACCAAAAGAGCCGGCTGGGCGTTGTAGTTCCAGGAAAGGGGCGATTATGAACACACGGCGCCATTACCTTCTCCACGCGGCCCACAAAGCACACCGGCTGTCCGATGTACTGGGCCAGCATGCTGGTGTTAATCCGAGGCCGCGGCACCTCGCACAGATCTCCCATCATCTTGGTCAGCCAAGCCTAGCCCGCGCAGCAAGCTTTCTCTGGCGGGAAACCAGTGACAAGACCACCTGACACGGAGCAGCCAATCAAAGCGACACTGTGACGATATCGACCAATCAGGACGAACCTGCCTGACTGATTAGCcaataaaaaagtaataataaaacgCCTCAGACGAGGGTGGAGAGTTTGGGCTCAGCTGCCGCCATGTTTGTTATGGGCACTGTTCTATTACTGTAGCGTTTTTACAGTTCAGCTACACTTGGTGGGGGGAGGAGGTTACAGAAT
Coding sequences within it:
- the RPA3 gene encoding replication protein A 14 kDa subunit — protein: MMGDLCEVPRPRINTSMLAQYIGQPVCFVGRVEKVHPTGTSFVLSDGAGKNTTVELAEPLDEELSGVIEVVGKVTQKATIMGVSYLPFREDVASFDLGLYDEAVKIIQEFPQYYPFGQKGLE